The following are encoded together in the Acidovorax sp. KKS102 genome:
- a CDS encoding DUF1501 domain-containing protein has product MHLLQPELHTRRAFLRRSTQLGLAGTALPFALNLAAMGEAAAFNATDYKALVCVFLYGGNDYANTVVTYDDDSYNRYNTIRGGGAGQTAGGIALAKAALTPTLLTPTTPLPGGRQYALHPAMTGLAGLFNSGKAAVQLNVGPLVVPLTRAQYNSADRATYPVPPKLFSHNDQQSVWQSSSPEGSTVGWGGNIGDLALSSNGNSLFTCISVTGNAVFLSGDSALQYQVSTNGAVAINGVKNRVYGSSAVQSALTSLIQQPRTQTLENEYNRVTTRAVTAESQITNGLAGVTLSTTFPNNNSLANQLKMVARLIGARTSLGSKRQVFLVSLGGFDLHDNLISQQPVLMQRVSEAMTAFYNATVELGVADKVTAFTASDFGRTLSSNGDGSDHGWGSHHLVVGGAVKGKAFYGSAPPVSITNTAAPEDQWHVGQGRLLPSTSVDQYAATLAKWFGVADNEMAGVLPNITHFGAAAGRPDYPVDLGFL; this is encoded by the coding sequence ATGCACCTGCTTCAACCCGAACTCCACACCCGCCGCGCGTTCCTGCGCCGCTCCACCCAGCTGGGCCTGGCGGGCACGGCCCTGCCCTTTGCCCTCAACCTGGCCGCCATGGGCGAGGCGGCAGCCTTCAATGCCACCGACTACAAGGCGCTGGTCTGCGTGTTCCTGTACGGCGGCAATGACTACGCCAACACCGTGGTCACCTACGACGATGACAGCTACAACCGCTACAACACCATCCGGGGCGGTGGCGCAGGCCAGACGGCCGGCGGCATCGCGCTGGCCAAGGCAGCCCTCACCCCGACGCTGCTGACGCCCACCACGCCGCTGCCGGGCGGTCGCCAATACGCGCTGCACCCGGCCATGACGGGGCTGGCCGGCCTGTTCAACAGCGGCAAGGCGGCCGTGCAGCTCAACGTGGGCCCGCTGGTGGTGCCGCTGACCCGCGCGCAGTACAACAGTGCCGACCGCGCCACCTACCCCGTGCCGCCCAAACTGTTCTCGCACAACGACCAGCAATCGGTGTGGCAATCGTCGTCGCCCGAGGGCTCCACCGTGGGCTGGGGCGGCAACATCGGCGACCTGGCGCTGTCGTCCAACGGCAACTCGCTGTTCACCTGCATCTCGGTCACCGGCAATGCGGTGTTCCTGTCGGGCGACTCGGCCTTGCAGTACCAGGTCAGCACCAATGGCGCCGTGGCCATCAACGGGGTGAAGAACCGGGTCTACGGCTCATCGGCCGTGCAAAGCGCACTGACGTCGCTCATCCAGCAACCGCGCACGCAGACGCTGGAGAACGAATACAACCGCGTGACCACCCGCGCCGTGACGGCAGAAAGCCAAATCACCAACGGGCTCGCGGGCGTGACGCTGTCCACCACCTTCCCCAACAACAACTCGCTGGCCAACCAGCTCAAGATGGTGGCCCGCCTGATTGGCGCGCGCACCAGCCTGGGCAGCAAGCGCCAGGTGTTCCTGGTGTCGCTGGGCGGCTTTGACCTGCACGACAACCTGATCTCGCAACAGCCGGTGCTGATGCAGCGTGTGAGCGAGGCCATGACCGCGTTCTACAACGCCACGGTGGAGCTGGGCGTGGCCGACAAGGTCACGGCGTTCACCGCGTCGGACTTTGGCCGCACGCTCAGCTCCAACGGCGATGGCTCGGACCACGGCTGGGGCAGCCACCACCTGGTGGTCGGCGGTGCGGTGAAAGGCAAGGCGTTTTATGGCAGCGCGCCGCCAGTCAGCATCACCAACACGGCCGCCCCTGAAGACCAGTGGCATGTGGGCCAGGGCCGCCTGCTGCCGTCCACCTCGGTAGACCAGTACGCGGCCACCCTGGCCAAGTGGTTCGGCGTGGCCGACAACGAAATGGCGGGTGTGCTGCCCAACATCACGCACTTTGGCGCAGCGGCGGGGCGGCCGGACTACCCGGTGGACCTGGGGTTCCTGTAA
- a CDS encoding ABC transporter ATP-binding protein, whose protein sequence is MTERIAKPEHIAVAPGEPPIVDVQGLWTQFGKGDETFTVHRDLNFTVQRGEMLSLVGGSGTGKTVLLRQILGLARPTRGQVTVLGRPASEMGREGAASRVGMLFQHGALFSAFNVLDNVAFALREQGTLPPELVRDAALVKLQMVGLKPEHATRMPADLSGGMVKRVALARALIMDPPLLLLDEPTAGLDPSSSDDFCALLRELRAALGLTVIMVTHDLDTLFALSTRVAVLADKKVIVTGPPHEVAHFSHPFIEHFFMGERGQRAMAPVPSVQQAPAHAATPPAPHKEHP, encoded by the coding sequence ATGACTGAGCGCATCGCCAAGCCCGAACACATCGCCGTCGCGCCCGGCGAGCCGCCCATCGTGGACGTGCAAGGCCTCTGGACGCAGTTTGGCAAGGGCGATGAAACCTTCACCGTGCACCGGGACCTGAACTTCACCGTGCAGCGCGGCGAGATGCTTTCGCTGGTGGGGGGCTCGGGCACGGGCAAGACGGTGCTGCTGCGACAGATCCTGGGCCTGGCCCGGCCCACACGTGGGCAGGTCACGGTGCTGGGCCGGCCTGCGTCCGAGATGGGGCGCGAGGGCGCGGCCAGCCGGGTGGGCATGTTGTTCCAGCACGGCGCGCTGTTTTCGGCCTTCAACGTGCTCGACAACGTGGCCTTTGCGCTGCGCGAGCAGGGCACGCTGCCGCCCGAACTGGTGCGCGACGCCGCACTGGTCAAGCTGCAGATGGTGGGGCTGAAGCCCGAGCACGCCACGCGCATGCCGGCGGACCTGTCGGGTGGCATGGTCAAGCGTGTGGCACTGGCCCGTGCGCTCATCATGGATCCGCCGCTGCTGCTGCTCGATGAGCCCACGGCGGGCCTGGACCCGAGCAGCTCCGACGATTTTTGCGCGCTGCTGCGCGAGCTGCGTGCAGCGCTGGGGCTGACGGTCATCATGGTCACGCACGATCTGGATACGCTGTTCGCGCTCAGCACCCGCGTGGCCGTGCTGGCCGATAAAAAGGTCATCGTCACCGGCCCACCGCACGAGGTGGCGCACTTTTCGCACCCGTTCATCGAGCACTTCTTCATGGGCGAGCGTGGCCAACGCGCCATGGCGCCCGTGCCTTCTGTGCAGCAGGCTCCGGCGCACGCCGCCACACCGCCCGCGCCCCACAAGGAACACCCCTGA
- a CDS encoding hemerythrin domain-containing protein: MAHLEWSDALNLDLPLMDDTHREFVDLLAAVDQARDAELLPRWRTLVEHTEQHFGQEDDWMASTRFASGNCHSMQHKVVLQVMREGTARAEQGDLKVLRVMASELALWFPQHAQSMDASLALHLRRVGFDPVTGVVHAPGALPGALIHGCGGATCSDADAAGASEPAAQRDIAPAVAA, encoded by the coding sequence ATGGCCCACCTCGAATGGTCTGATGCACTGAACCTCGACCTGCCCCTGATGGATGACACCCACCGGGAGTTTGTCGACCTGCTGGCCGCCGTGGACCAGGCCCGCGACGCAGAGCTGCTGCCCCGCTGGCGTACGCTGGTGGAGCACACCGAGCAGCATTTCGGGCAGGAAGACGACTGGATGGCCTCCACCCGATTTGCATCGGGCAACTGTCACAGCATGCAGCACAAGGTGGTGCTGCAGGTGATGCGTGAAGGCACTGCCCGCGCCGAGCAGGGCGACCTGAAGGTGCTGCGCGTCATGGCCAGCGAGCTGGCGCTGTGGTTTCCGCAGCATGCCCAGAGCATGGATGCCTCGCTGGCCCTGCACCTGCGTCGCGTGGGGTTTGACCCTGTGACCGGCGTGGTGCACGCTCCCGGCGCGTTGCCGGGTGCGTTGATCCACGGTTGCGGTGGGGCCACGTGTTCGGACGCCGACGCCGCGGGTGCCAGCGAGCCCGCTGCCCAACGCGATATCGCGCCCGCTGTGGCTGCCTGA
- a CDS encoding ABC-type transport auxiliary lipoprotein family protein has protein sequence MTIKKIATKAYTSSATALWGCGLVAALVLTGCSALPAAPTRPVLYDFGPGPLVTVPTDRRAPLAPLALADMDAPGLPEGGNAVLYRLAYADAQQLRPYSQARWSQPPAQLLQQRLREQLGLRRAVLKADDGAAQAREPAQGNKLPLVLRTELEEFSHLFTSPSDSAGMVRLRATVVELTPSGESLRGQRVFIVQQPAKSADAAGGVAALAAASSQLAGELAAWVEQVGQ, from the coding sequence ATGACTATCAAAAAAATAGCAACCAAGGCATATACATCTAGCGCTACCGCCCTGTGGGGTTGTGGGTTGGTCGCAGCGCTGGTGCTCACGGGCTGCTCGGCCCTGCCGGCTGCCCCCACCCGCCCCGTGCTGTATGACTTTGGCCCCGGCCCGCTGGTCACCGTGCCCACCGACCGGCGCGCGCCCCTGGCGCCGTTGGCGCTGGCCGACATGGATGCCCCTGGCCTGCCCGAGGGCGGTAACGCGGTGCTGTACCGCCTGGCCTATGCCGACGCCCAGCAGCTGCGCCCCTACAGCCAGGCCCGCTGGAGCCAACCACCCGCACAACTGCTGCAGCAGCGCCTGCGCGAACAACTGGGCCTGCGCCGCGCCGTGCTCAAGGCCGACGACGGCGCCGCCCAGGCCCGCGAACCGGCCCAGGGCAACAAGCTGCCCCTGGTTTTGCGCACCGAGCTGGAGGAGTTCAGCCACCTGTTCACCAGCCCCAGCGACAGCGCGGGCATGGTGCGCCTGCGCGCCACGGTGGTCGAGCTGACCCCGTCGGGCGAATCCCTGCGCGGCCAGCGAGTGTTCATCGTGCAGCAGCCCGCCAAGTCGGCCGATGCGGCGGGCGGCGTGGCCGCGCTGGCAGCGGCATCAAGCCAACTGGCGGGGGAACTGGCGGCCTGGGTGGAGCAGGTGGGGCAGTAA
- a CDS encoding CsbD family protein, whose translation MNEDTIKGNWKQFKGKMIEQWGKLTNDDFDVIDGKREQFLGKLQERQGIARDAAEKQLKEWQDRHPDFRFND comes from the coding sequence ATGAATGAAGACACCATCAAGGGCAACTGGAAGCAGTTCAAGGGCAAGATGATCGAACAGTGGGGCAAGCTCACCAACGACGATTTCGATGTCATCGACGGCAAGCGCGAACAGTTCCTGGGCAAGCTGCAAGAGCGCCAGGGCATCGCACGCGATGCGGCTGAAAAGCAGCTCAAGGAATGGCAAGACCGCCACCCCGACTTCCGCTTCAACGACTGA
- a CDS encoding MlaD family protein codes for MENKSHALAAGIFVLVVAAMLAGLAVWLTRDNANYEQYELSTRDGVSGLQPQAAVRYKGVAVGKVTRIGFDPQVNGNVLIRIAVNEQAPISPTTFAVLGYQGVTGLAHVLLDDAEQPYPELPPGPSGLPRLPLKPSPFGKLAEQAPAILGQVEEATRRINQLLGDGNQQKLTEALSNIGQAAGSVNTLTQRLDATVSQRLDPALAALPPLASDARQTLQSLQQAGASVSALAVDLGKTNQRLNAEGGAIDQITAGTQSLARAADQFSTATLPRVNRAADDTARAARQMGRAAGGISDNPQLFIYGSGRIPPGPGEPGFGGGR; via the coding sequence ATGGAAAACAAATCCCACGCCCTCGCCGCAGGCATCTTTGTGCTGGTGGTCGCCGCCATGCTGGCGGGCCTGGCCGTCTGGCTCACGCGCGACAACGCCAACTACGAGCAGTACGAACTCTCCACCCGCGATGGCGTGAGCGGCCTGCAGCCCCAGGCCGCCGTGCGCTACAAGGGCGTGGCCGTGGGCAAGGTCACGCGCATCGGCTTTGATCCGCAGGTCAACGGCAACGTGCTGATCCGCATCGCCGTCAACGAGCAGGCGCCCATCAGCCCCACCACCTTTGCCGTGCTGGGCTACCAGGGCGTCACCGGCCTGGCCCATGTGCTGCTGGACGACGCCGAGCAGCCCTACCCCGAGCTGCCCCCCGGCCCTAGCGGGCTGCCACGCCTGCCGCTCAAGCCCTCGCCGTTTGGCAAGCTGGCCGAGCAGGCGCCGGCCATCCTGGGCCAGGTCGAAGAGGCCACGCGCCGCATCAACCAGCTGCTGGGCGACGGCAACCAGCAAAAGCTCACCGAGGCGCTGTCCAACATCGGCCAGGCCGCAGGCAGCGTCAACACCCTGACCCAGCGGCTCGATGCCACCGTGTCCCAGCGCCTGGACCCGGCCCTGGCCGCGCTGCCGCCCCTGGCCAGCGACGCGCGCCAGACGCTGCAGTCGCTGCAGCAGGCGGGTGCCAGCGTGTCCGCCCTGGCGGTGGACCTGGGCAAGACCAACCAGCGGCTCAATGCCGAGGGCGGCGCCATCGACCAGATCACCGCTGGCACCCAGTCCCTGGCGCGCGCGGCGGACCAGTTCAGCACCGCGACCCTGCCCCGGGTGAACCGCGCCGCCGACGACACGGCCCGCGCCGCCCGCCAGATGGGCCGCGCGGCCGGTGGCATCAGCGATAACCCGCAGCTTTTCATCTACGGCTCGGGCCGCATCCCGCCCGGGCCGGGTGAGCCCGGTTTTGGTGGTGGCCGATGA
- a CDS encoding DUF1800 family protein — translation MTHPYEETLTTAVAEAPEGQPLPNESTATSSRAHAPLLTTLFASTALAACGGGGGDSTPGTGAPGTPGTPAPTTPPLGNYAHPSATSDNEAARFLLQAQFSASTAEIAALRATTYADWLESQFNAGPSQGGWDWLNQRGYADISNDTAYYDNSYPADYMIWYQLMKSPDGLRKRVALALSEICVVSLSGVDITWRCHAMAWYWDQLVNNAFGNYRSVLENVTLNAAMGYYLNTRGNQKENPATGRQPDENYAREVMQLMSIGLVELNIDGTPKKDGSGKPIDSYTMNDVTNLARVFTGYDYDQTQNVPTTVPGTTRVVSNTTFARLPMALNASRHSTLAATFLGTTIPANTPGAAALKTALDTLFNHPNVGPFIGKQLIQRLVTSNPSPAYVARVAAAFNNNGAGVRGDLRAVVKAILLDDEARSPAGLTQPGFGKLREPMLRFVQWGRTFGINSAQGSWKIGDLSDPGSRLGQSPLRSPSVFNFFRPGYIPPSTALAAAGAVAPEFQLVNESSVGGYLNYMQGVIRNGIYVNAPELPNNASTSNNGYDIKATYTNELAIVTDADALVARINLLMCAGQLSAATVKLIADALKATPVTNASTDSVKLDRVAAAVFLVMASAEYLVQK, via the coding sequence ATGACACATCCATACGAGGAGACTCTGACAACTGCGGTTGCAGAGGCACCTGAGGGCCAGCCCCTTCCCAACGAATCAACAGCCACCAGCAGTCGGGCCCATGCGCCCCTGCTGACGACGCTGTTCGCGTCCACTGCCTTGGCCGCCTGTGGCGGGGGCGGGGGCGACAGCACGCCGGGTACGGGCGCACCCGGCACCCCAGGCACACCCGCACCCACCACCCCGCCCCTGGGCAACTACGCACACCCTTCAGCCACGTCGGACAACGAGGCCGCCCGCTTTCTGCTGCAGGCCCAGTTCTCGGCATCGACCGCCGAAATCGCGGCGCTGCGCGCCACCACCTATGCAGACTGGCTGGAGAGCCAGTTCAATGCGGGCCCCAGCCAAGGCGGCTGGGACTGGCTGAACCAGCGCGGCTACGCAGACATCAGCAATGACACGGCCTACTACGACAACTCCTACCCCGCCGACTACATGATCTGGTACCAGCTCATGAAGTCGCCGGACGGACTGCGCAAACGGGTGGCACTGGCGCTGTCCGAGATCTGCGTGGTCTCGCTCAGCGGCGTGGACATCACCTGGCGCTGCCACGCCATGGCCTGGTACTGGGACCAGCTGGTGAACAACGCTTTCGGCAACTACCGCTCCGTACTGGAGAACGTGACGCTGAACGCGGCCATGGGTTACTACCTCAACACCCGTGGCAACCAGAAGGAAAACCCCGCCACGGGCCGTCAGCCCGACGAAAACTATGCCCGCGAGGTCATGCAGCTCATGTCCATCGGGCTGGTCGAACTGAACATCGACGGGACTCCCAAGAAGGACGGCTCGGGCAAGCCCATTGACAGCTACACCATGAACGACGTGACCAATCTGGCGCGCGTGTTCACGGGCTACGACTACGACCAGACGCAGAACGTGCCCACCACCGTGCCAGGCACCACACGGGTGGTTTCCAACACCACCTTTGCCCGGCTGCCCATGGCACTCAATGCCTCGCGCCACTCCACGCTGGCGGCGACATTCCTCGGAACGACGATCCCCGCCAACACGCCCGGCGCTGCGGCCCTTAAGACCGCGCTGGACACCTTGTTCAACCACCCCAACGTGGGGCCGTTCATCGGCAAGCAGCTCATCCAGCGGCTGGTCACCAGCAACCCGTCTCCCGCCTACGTGGCGCGCGTGGCGGCAGCCTTCAACAACAACGGCGCCGGTGTGCGGGGTGACCTGCGCGCTGTGGTCAAGGCCATCTTGCTGGACGACGAAGCCCGCTCGCCCGCAGGCCTCACCCAGCCCGGCTTTGGCAAGCTGCGCGAGCCCATGCTGCGCTTTGTGCAGTGGGGCCGCACCTTCGGCATCAACTCGGCACAGGGCAGCTGGAAGATCGGCGACCTGAGCGACCCCGGCTCGCGCCTGGGCCAGAGCCCGCTGCGTTCGCCCTCGGTGTTCAACTTCTTCCGCCCGGGCTACATTCCGCCATCCACCGCATTGGCCGCCGCAGGCGCCGTGGCCCCCGAGTTCCAGCTGGTCAACGAAAGCAGCGTGGGGGGCTACCTCAACTACATGCAGGGCGTGATCCGCAACGGCATCTACGTGAACGCCCCCGAGCTGCCCAACAACGCCAGCACCTCCAACAACGGCTACGACATCAAGGCCACCTATACCAACGAGCTGGCCATCGTGACCGATGCCGACGCGCTGGTGGCCCGCATCAACCTGCTGATGTGTGCAGGCCAGCTGTCTGCCGCCACCGTCAAGCTCATTGCGGATGCACTCAAGGCGACGCCCGTCACCAACGCCAGCACCGACTCCGTCAAGCTCGACCGCGTGGCGGCAGCCGTTTTCCTGGTCATGGCTTCGGCCGAATACCTCGTTCAAAAGTAA
- a CDS encoding NAD(P)/FAD-dependent oxidoreductase: MTTPSAPPLRPRVVIIGCGFGGLEAARALRGAAVEVTLVDKTNHHLFQPLLYQVATAGLSAPAIAAPIRHLFRQQRNVTTLLGEVTRIDVGQRTVHLADGATLPYDHLIVAAGATHSYFGRDDWAAYAPGLKTLDDAFEIRRRVLLAFEAAEKEPDPARRADWLNFVVVGAGPTGVEMAGTLAEIARHTLPGEFRHIDPASAKIILLEGGARVLQAMPEALSQRAKEQLEKLGVDVRLGARVTAIDSDGLKVESPASATTSSANSYHINSKCIVWAAGVAASPLGRHLADATGASTDRAGRVVVEPDLTLPAHPEISVIGDLAAAKSHAPGHEPTPVPGVSPGAKQMGRATAANILRRLAGQPTQPFCYRDYGNLATIGRNSAVVDLTSPAGPVRFSGYFAWLFWLFAHVYFLIGFRNRLVVLLDWAWAYWSFARYARVVTGIERHETTPTSLSPPGT; the protein is encoded by the coding sequence ATGACGACTCCCTCTGCTCCCCCGCTTCGCCCGCGCGTGGTCATCATCGGTTGCGGGTTCGGCGGCCTCGAAGCCGCCCGCGCCCTGCGGGGCGCAGCGGTGGAGGTGACCCTGGTGGACAAGACCAACCACCACCTCTTCCAGCCCCTGCTCTACCAGGTGGCCACGGCCGGGCTGTCGGCCCCGGCCATTGCGGCGCCCATCCGGCATCTGTTCCGCCAGCAGCGCAACGTGACCACCTTGCTGGGCGAGGTCACCCGCATCGACGTGGGCCAGCGCACCGTGCACCTGGCAGACGGCGCCACGCTGCCGTACGACCACCTCATCGTGGCCGCCGGTGCCACGCACAGCTACTTTGGCCGCGACGACTGGGCGGCCTATGCGCCCGGCCTCAAGACGCTGGACGATGCGTTCGAGATCCGCCGCCGCGTGCTGCTGGCGTTCGAGGCGGCCGAGAAAGAGCCTGACCCCGCTCGCCGCGCAGACTGGCTCAACTTTGTCGTCGTGGGCGCGGGCCCCACGGGCGTGGAAATGGCCGGCACGCTGGCAGAGATTGCGCGTCACACGCTGCCCGGCGAGTTCCGCCACATCGACCCCGCCAGCGCGAAGATCATCCTGCTCGAAGGCGGTGCGCGCGTGCTGCAGGCCATGCCAGAGGCTCTGAGCCAGCGCGCCAAGGAACAGCTGGAAAAGCTGGGCGTGGACGTGCGCCTGGGCGCGCGTGTCACCGCCATCGACAGTGATGGATTGAAGGTCGAATCACCCGCAAGCGCCACTACATCAAGCGCAAATAGCTATCATATAAATAGCAAATGCATTGTGTGGGCAGCGGGCGTGGCAGCATCACCCCTGGGTCGCCACCTGGCAGACGCCACCGGCGCCAGCACCGACCGCGCGGGCCGCGTGGTGGTGGAGCCCGACCTGACGCTGCCCGCCCACCCCGAGATCAGCGTGATCGGCGACCTGGCAGCCGCCAAGAGCCATGCCCCCGGCCACGAGCCCACGCCCGTGCCCGGCGTGTCGCCCGGCGCCAAGCAGATGGGCCGCGCCACGGCGGCCAACATCCTGCGGCGCCTGGCGGGCCAGCCCACGCAGCCGTTTTGTTATCGCGACTACGGCAACCTGGCCACCATCGGCCGCAACTCTGCCGTGGTGGACCTCACCTCGCCCGCCGGGCCAGTGCGGTTTTCAGGCTACTTTGCGTGGCTGTTCTGGCTGTTTGCCCACGTGTACTTCCTGATCGGCTTTCGCAACCGGCTGGTGGTGTTGCTGGACTGGGCCTGGGCGTACTGGAGCTTTGCGCGCTATGCGCGGGTGGTGACGGGCATTGAACGCCATGAGACCACACCCACGTCCCTTTCGCCGCCCGGCACCTGA
- a CDS encoding sensor domain-containing diguanylate cyclase encodes MADTTPPDDPCDDTARLQALQRYGILDTPMEPAYDELADLAGYVCEAPVALISLLDSQRQWFKAARGFALRETPLSESVCRYAIRQSGVFIVPDLAQDPRFAHYAIVTQKNPLRFYAGAPLVTPDGFVLGTLCVLDHRPRELSAKVQDLLSALARQVIRLLELKRANDRQGQMLMELEAARHQMAVLAHTDVLTGLANRRSFTDRLRQEWALLQRGNEPASLLMMDLDHFKRVNDVYGHHVGDQALQLFATLCRDVFRAADVLGRWGGEEFLALLPATGLDQAQVVAERVHAALAAHPLPGIEPALVLSVSMGLTLFDPLRPLDITLRLLDSALYTAKREGRSRTVVV; translated from the coding sequence ATGGCCGACACCACCCCTCCCGACGACCCCTGCGACGACACGGCCCGTCTCCAGGCCCTGCAGCGCTACGGCATTCTCGACACGCCCATGGAGCCCGCCTACGACGAGCTGGCCGACCTGGCGGGCTACGTGTGCGAAGCGCCGGTGGCATTGATCAGCCTGCTGGACAGCCAGCGCCAGTGGTTCAAGGCCGCCCGGGGGTTTGCGCTGCGCGAAACCCCGCTGAGCGAGTCGGTGTGCCGCTATGCCATCCGCCAGTCCGGCGTCTTCATCGTGCCCGACCTGGCACAAGACCCGCGCTTTGCGCACTATGCGATCGTCACGCAGAAGAACCCCCTGCGCTTTTACGCCGGGGCGCCGCTGGTCACGCCCGATGGCTTTGTGCTGGGCACGCTGTGCGTGCTGGACCACCGGCCGCGCGAGCTGTCAGCCAAGGTGCAGGACCTGTTGTCCGCCCTGGCGCGCCAGGTGATCCGGCTGCTGGAGCTCAAGCGTGCCAACGACCGCCAGGGCCAGATGCTGATGGAGCTGGAGGCGGCGCGCCACCAGATGGCGGTGCTGGCCCACACCGATGTGCTGACCGGGTTGGCCAACCGCCGCTCGTTCACCGATCGCCTGCGCCAGGAATGGGCACTGCTGCAGCGCGGCAATGAGCCAGCCAGCCTGCTGATGATGGACCTGGACCACTTCAAGCGCGTGAACGATGTGTACGGCCACCATGTGGGTGACCAGGCGCTGCAGCTGTTTGCCACCCTGTGCCGCGATGTCTTCCGTGCGGCCGATGTGCTGGGGCGCTGGGGCGGCGAGGAGTTTTTGGCCCTGTTGCCCGCCACCGGGCTCGACCAGGCACAGGTGGTGGCCGAGCGTGTGCATGCGGCGCTGGCTGCCCACCCGCTGCCCGGTATCGAGCCGGCGCTGGTGCTGTCGGTCAGCATGGGGCTCACGCTGTTCGACCCGCTGCGGCCGCTGGACATCACCCTGCGCCTGCTCGACTCTGCGCTCTACACCGCCAAACGCGAGGGGCGCAGCCGCACCGTAGTGGTGTAA